In Aegilops tauschii subsp. strangulata cultivar AL8/78 chromosome 3, Aet v6.0, whole genome shotgun sequence, one genomic interval encodes:
- the LOC109749592 gene encoding uncharacterized protein isoform X1 has product MERRRKAMWLYPKVVGFNPPERWGHSACFFEGVIYVFGGCCGGLHFSDVLTLNLDTMAWSSLATKGQRPGTRDSHGAALIGHRMLVFGGTNGNKKVNDLHVLDLRTKEWSRPPCKGTPPSPRESHTVTTAAGGDKLVVFGGSGEGEGNYLNDVHVLDLPTMTWTSPQVAGEVVPAPRDSHGAVTVGNRLFVYGGDCGDRYHGEVDVLDMDTMAWSRFSVKGASPGVRAGHAALGIGSKIYVIGGVGDKQYYSDAWILDVVDRSWTQLETCGQQPQGRFSHSAVIMNTDIAIYGGCGEDERPLNELLVLQLGSGHPNGRYNISMCKILSNHWSEEKRKLLRAQHYANTYYTQYGMVLQHKDASASNGELGHKPREAEIEQRNPFLRGLENGHVKRRKTGDAGPNEMELEQEEHSLSLSQHSSPSQSEKDQEQNGAQMISGGLISSAMQPLVRLNANGSRRTSGGIKTDQFLRGIAPQQRHEMQFLTAEPKQQHRPSGPPLIGAEVHGTVDGAFDSGYLVTAVVSGQLFRGVLFAPGPGVTAPRPVMQHQILNSSAIPPQHQHARPLPQATGFVRPDYSHHARRGFPARVVKSEPERSGSDLHHVVLTLGGPGGGN; this is encoded by the exons GGATGCTGCGGCGGCCTGCATTTCAGCGACGTGCTCACCCTCAACCTGGACACAATGGCGTGGAGCTCCCTGGCGACCAAGGGGCAGAGGCCCGGGACACGGGACAGCCACGGCGCCGCGCTCATCGGCCACCGGATGCTCGTCTTCGGCGGCACCAACGGCAACAAGAAGGTGAACGACCTTCACGTGCTGGACCTACGCACCAAGGAGTGGAGCAGGCCTCCCTGCAAGGGGACCCCGCCCTCGCCAAGGGAGAGCCACACCGTCACcacggcggccggcggcgacAAGCTGGTGGTCTTCGGCGGGAGCGGGGAAGGGGAGGGGAACTACCTCAACGACGTGCACGTGCTGGACCTGCCCACCATGACGTGGACGTCGCCACAGGTCGCCGGCGAGGTCGTCCCCGCGCCCAGGGACAGCCACGGGGCCGTCACGGTCGGCAACAGGCTCTTCGTCTATGGAGGGGACTGCGGAGACCGCTACCACGGCGAGGTGGACGTGCTCGACATGGACACCATGGCATGGTCAAGG TTTTCAGTAAAAGGAGCCTCACCTGGTGTCCGGGCAGGTCATGCAGCCCTTGGCATTGGATCTAAG ATCTATGTAATTGGAGGAGTTGGTGATAAGCAATACTACAGTGATGCATGGATTCTTGATGTGGTTGATCGGTCTTGGACTCAACTTGAGACGTGCGGGCAGCAACCCCAGGGCCGGTTTTCTCATTCAGCAGTCATCATGAATACTGATATTGCAATCTATGGAGG ATGCGGTGAAGATGAACGGCCCCTGAATGAGCTACTCGTTCTGCAATTAGGCTCCGGGCATCCAAATGGCCGATACAACATCTCAATGTGCAAGATTTTGAGCAACCACTGGAGTGAGGAGAAGCGCAAGCTGTTGAGAGCACAACAC TATGCAAACACATACTATACACAATATGGTATGGTACTACAGCACAAGGATGCAAGTGCAAGCAACGGGGAACTCGGTCATAAACCTCGAGAAGCAGAAATTGAGCAAAGAAACCCTTTCCTCCGTGGTCTAG AAAATGGGCATGTGAAAAGAAGAAAAACTGGAGATGCTGGTCCAAATGAGAtggagttggagcaggaggagcaCTCACTATCGCTGTCCCAGCATTCGTCCCCTTCCCAGTCCGAAAAAGATCAGGAGCAGAATGGAGCTCAGATGATTTCAGGCGGGTTAATCTCATCAGCAATGCAACCGTTGGTTCGTCTCAACGCCAACGGTTCTCGAAGGACCAGCGGAGGCATCAAGACTGACCAGTTTCTCCGCGGCATTGCTCCGCAGCAACGACACGAAATGCAGTTCCTAACAGCTGAGCCTAAGCAGCAGCACAGGCCATCCGGTCCACCTCTT ATTGGAGCTGAGGTTCATGGGACGGTTGATGGAGCTTTCGACTCGGGGTATCTCGTCACAGCCGTCGTCAGTGGGCAGCTTTTCAGAGGCGTTCTGTTCGCTCCT GGACCTGGAGTAACAGCACCAAGACCTGTAATGCAGCATCAGATTCTCAATAGCTCGGCGATTCCTCCCCAGCACCAGCACGCCCGACCGCTGCCGCAGGCCACAGGCTTTGTACGGCCTGACTACAGTCACCATGCTCGGCGTGGCTTCCCGGCCAGAGTTGTCAAGTCCGAGCCGGAGAGGAGCGGCAGTGACCTTCACCATGTTGTGCTCACGCTCGGAGGCCCAGGAGGGGGCAACTGA
- the LOC109749592 gene encoding uncharacterized protein isoform X2 has translation MERRRKAMWLYPKVVGFNPPERWGHSACFFEGVIYVFGGCCGGLHFSDVLTLNLDTMAWSSLATKGQRPGTRDSHGAALIGHRMLVFGGTNGNKKVNDLHVLDLRTKEWSRPPCKGTPPSPRESHTVTTAAGGDKLVVFGGSGEGEGNYLNDVHVLDLPTMTWTSPQVAGEVVPAPRDSHGAVTVGNRLFVYGGDCGDRYHGEVDVLDMDTMAWSRFSVKGASPGVRAGHAALGIGSKIYVIGGVGDKQYYSDAWILDVVDRSWTQLETCGQQPQGRFSHSAVIMNTDIAIYGGCGEDERPLNELLVLQLGSGHPNGRYNISMCKILSNHWSEEKRKLLRAQHHKDASASNGELGHKPREAEIEQRNPFLRGLENGHVKRRKTGDAGPNEMELEQEEHSLSLSQHSSPSQSEKDQEQNGAQMISGGLISSAMQPLVRLNANGSRRTSGGIKTDQFLRGIAPQQRHEMQFLTAEPKQQHRPSGPPLIGAEVHGTVDGAFDSGYLVTAVVSGQLFRGVLFAPGPGVTAPRPVMQHQILNSSAIPPQHQHARPLPQATGFVRPDYSHHARRGFPARVVKSEPERSGSDLHHVVLTLGGPGGGN, from the exons GGATGCTGCGGCGGCCTGCATTTCAGCGACGTGCTCACCCTCAACCTGGACACAATGGCGTGGAGCTCCCTGGCGACCAAGGGGCAGAGGCCCGGGACACGGGACAGCCACGGCGCCGCGCTCATCGGCCACCGGATGCTCGTCTTCGGCGGCACCAACGGCAACAAGAAGGTGAACGACCTTCACGTGCTGGACCTACGCACCAAGGAGTGGAGCAGGCCTCCCTGCAAGGGGACCCCGCCCTCGCCAAGGGAGAGCCACACCGTCACcacggcggccggcggcgacAAGCTGGTGGTCTTCGGCGGGAGCGGGGAAGGGGAGGGGAACTACCTCAACGACGTGCACGTGCTGGACCTGCCCACCATGACGTGGACGTCGCCACAGGTCGCCGGCGAGGTCGTCCCCGCGCCCAGGGACAGCCACGGGGCCGTCACGGTCGGCAACAGGCTCTTCGTCTATGGAGGGGACTGCGGAGACCGCTACCACGGCGAGGTGGACGTGCTCGACATGGACACCATGGCATGGTCAAGG TTTTCAGTAAAAGGAGCCTCACCTGGTGTCCGGGCAGGTCATGCAGCCCTTGGCATTGGATCTAAG ATCTATGTAATTGGAGGAGTTGGTGATAAGCAATACTACAGTGATGCATGGATTCTTGATGTGGTTGATCGGTCTTGGACTCAACTTGAGACGTGCGGGCAGCAACCCCAGGGCCGGTTTTCTCATTCAGCAGTCATCATGAATACTGATATTGCAATCTATGGAGG ATGCGGTGAAGATGAACGGCCCCTGAATGAGCTACTCGTTCTGCAATTAGGCTCCGGGCATCCAAATGGCCGATACAACATCTCAATGTGCAAGATTTTGAGCAACCACTGGAGTGAGGAGAAGCGCAAGCTGTTGAGAGCACAACAC CACAAGGATGCAAGTGCAAGCAACGGGGAACTCGGTCATAAACCTCGAGAAGCAGAAATTGAGCAAAGAAACCCTTTCCTCCGTGGTCTAG AAAATGGGCATGTGAAAAGAAGAAAAACTGGAGATGCTGGTCCAAATGAGAtggagttggagcaggaggagcaCTCACTATCGCTGTCCCAGCATTCGTCCCCTTCCCAGTCCGAAAAAGATCAGGAGCAGAATGGAGCTCAGATGATTTCAGGCGGGTTAATCTCATCAGCAATGCAACCGTTGGTTCGTCTCAACGCCAACGGTTCTCGAAGGACCAGCGGAGGCATCAAGACTGACCAGTTTCTCCGCGGCATTGCTCCGCAGCAACGACACGAAATGCAGTTCCTAACAGCTGAGCCTAAGCAGCAGCACAGGCCATCCGGTCCACCTCTT ATTGGAGCTGAGGTTCATGGGACGGTTGATGGAGCTTTCGACTCGGGGTATCTCGTCACAGCCGTCGTCAGTGGGCAGCTTTTCAGAGGCGTTCTGTTCGCTCCT GGACCTGGAGTAACAGCACCAAGACCTGTAATGCAGCATCAGATTCTCAATAGCTCGGCGATTCCTCCCCAGCACCAGCACGCCCGACCGCTGCCGCAGGCCACAGGCTTTGTACGGCCTGACTACAGTCACCATGCTCGGCGTGGCTTCCCGGCCAGAGTTGTCAAGTCCGAGCCGGAGAGGAGCGGCAGTGACCTTCACCATGTTGTGCTCACGCTCGGAGGCCCAGGAGGGGGCAACTGA